One stretch of Cellulomonas wangsupingiae DNA includes these proteins:
- a CDS encoding hemolysin family protein: MDSTLALVLAVVLLAANAFFVGAEFALMSARRSSVEPLAEAGDRRAVTVLWAMEHVSLMLAAAQLGITVCSTSLGLVAEPAIAHLIEAPLHALGVPSALTHPIAFVVALLIVVYLHVVLGEMVPKNLAVAGPDRAVLLFGPPLVWVARVLRPVIVALNWLANHVLRAFRVEPQDEVASAFTAQEVQSIVERSQAEGLLADEQGLLSGAIEFSDRTAAEVMVPVDDLVTVDGESTPDDIEHLVARTGFSRFVVVDGDGRPTGYLHIKDVLYADDSSRRLPVPSWRVRTLAVVTPQDEVETALEAMQRSGSHLARVDEDGRTAGVVFLEDILEELVGEVRDAMQRGQLR; encoded by the coding sequence ATGGACAGCACGCTCGCGCTCGTGCTCGCCGTGGTGCTGCTCGCGGCCAACGCCTTCTTCGTCGGCGCGGAGTTCGCGCTGATGTCGGCGCGGCGCTCGTCGGTGGAGCCGCTGGCCGAGGCCGGGGACCGGCGGGCGGTCACCGTGCTGTGGGCGATGGAGCACGTGTCGCTCATGCTCGCGGCGGCCCAGCTCGGCATCACGGTCTGCTCGACCAGCCTCGGGCTCGTCGCCGAGCCCGCGATCGCCCACCTCATCGAGGCGCCCCTGCACGCGCTCGGCGTGCCGTCGGCGCTGACGCACCCGATCGCGTTCGTCGTCGCGCTGCTGATCGTGGTCTACCTGCACGTGGTGCTGGGGGAGATGGTCCCGAAGAACCTCGCCGTGGCCGGGCCCGACCGCGCGGTGCTGCTGTTCGGGCCGCCGCTGGTGTGGGTCGCGCGGGTGCTGCGGCCGGTGATCGTGGCCCTGAACTGGCTCGCGAACCACGTGCTGCGCGCCTTCCGGGTGGAGCCGCAGGACGAGGTGGCGTCGGCGTTCACGGCTCAGGAGGTGCAGTCCATCGTCGAGCGCTCGCAGGCGGAGGGGCTGCTGGCCGACGAGCAAGGGCTGCTGTCGGGTGCGATCGAGTTCTCCGACCGCACGGCGGCCGAGGTCATGGTCCCCGTCGACGACCTGGTCACCGTGGACGGCGAGAGCACGCCCGACGACATCGAGCACCTCGTGGCCCGCACGGGCTTCAGCCGGTTCGTCGTCGTGGACGGCGACGGCCGGCCGACCGGGTACCTGCACATCAAGGACGTGCTGTACGCCGACGACTCCTCGCGCCGGCTGCCGGTGCCGTCGTGGCGCGTGCGGACGCTGGCGGTCGTCACGCCGCAGGACGAGGTGGAGACCGCGCTCGAGGCGATGCAGCGCTCCGGGTCGCACCTGGCACGGGTGGACGAGGACGGCCGGACCGCGGGCGTGGTGTTCCTGGAGGACATCCTGGAGGAGCTCGTCGGTGAGGTTCGCGACGCGATGCAGCGGGGCCAGCTGAGGTGA
- a CDS encoding M15 family metallopeptidase — MGSHRAESTTRVRPSRADSPSAPAVPRPAPSLPAGRLPARPEPRRRRSTTALGRVGVLAALVGVTVIVPVAEGMADGDIVVGPLHDQAGLPSTVTALTALPLSDLPPTPLVATDGSSRLRALADVSRDAERSALPGCDGSVRAEGENGLLATEDLCTLWDGRTQMRADAAVALAELNEVHVARFGTDLCVVSGYRTLAQQRSVKAQKGGLAATPGKSNHGWGLAMDFCSIETSGARWQWLNDNGPTFGWEQPNWAVRGGSGPYEPWHWEYTKGVKADGEYYG; from the coding sequence GTGGGATCCCACCGAGCGGAGTCGACGACACGCGTGCGCCCGTCGCGCGCTGACTCGCCGTCCGCCCCCGCGGTCCCGCGCCCCGCACCCTCCCTTCCCGCCGGCCGGCTGCCCGCACGCCCGGAGCCCCGCCGCCGGCGCTCGACCACCGCGCTCGGCCGCGTCGGCGTCCTGGCCGCGCTCGTGGGCGTCACGGTGATCGTCCCCGTCGCCGAGGGCATGGCCGACGGCGACATCGTCGTGGGCCCGCTCCACGACCAGGCCGGTCTGCCGTCGACCGTCACCGCGCTGACCGCGCTTCCCCTGTCGGACCTGCCGCCCACGCCCCTGGTCGCCACCGACGGCAGCTCCCGGCTGCGCGCGCTGGCCGACGTCTCGCGTGACGCCGAGCGCTCGGCCCTGCCCGGATGCGACGGCTCGGTGCGCGCCGAGGGCGAGAACGGGCTGCTGGCCACCGAGGACCTGTGCACGCTGTGGGACGGCCGCACCCAGATGCGCGCCGATGCTGCGGTCGCCCTGGCCGAGCTGAACGAGGTGCACGTCGCGCGCTTCGGCACCGACCTGTGCGTCGTGTCGGGCTACCGCACGCTGGCGCAGCAGAGGTCGGTGAAGGCGCAGAAGGGCGGGCTCGCCGCGACGCCGGGCAAGAGCAACCACGGCTGGGGCCTCGCCATGGACTTCTGCTCGATCGAGACGTCGGGCGCCCGCTGGCAGTGGCTGAACGACAACGGCCCGACGTTCGGCTGGGAGCAGCCGAACTGGGCCGTCAGGGGCGGCTCCGGGCCGTACGAGCCGTGGCACTGGGAGTACACCAAGGGCGTCAAGGCGGACGGCGAGTACTACGGCTGA
- a CDS encoding aldose 1-epimerase family protein: MNTPPPTGDQHVLRHGEQVAVVTSVAASLREYRVGDRDVVLPFAVDSIAPAFSGAVLAPWPNRLRDATYRFRGVTYEVPLTEHARLTALHGLVAYERFTPVAVAEDTVTLRHDLVPTPGYPWPLRLDVTYRLGDEGLTVSVAATNQGADVAPYGVGFHPWLSPGPGPVDACTVQLDAARRVTVDDRLLPVGTQAVSGDFDLRAGRPLEGVALDDAWVDVTPDAEGLTWATLTGADGRTVAVWADATLPAWQVCTGDGIPGIERRGVAIEPMTCVADAFRTGELLVELDPGATHEVRWGLSLR; encoded by the coding sequence GTGAACACGCCCCCGCCCACGGGCGACCAGCACGTGCTCCGGCACGGTGAGCAGGTCGCCGTCGTCACCTCCGTCGCCGCCAGCCTGCGCGAGTACCGCGTCGGCGACCGCGACGTCGTCCTGCCCTTCGCGGTCGACTCGATCGCCCCGGCCTTCTCGGGTGCCGTCCTGGCGCCCTGGCCCAACCGGCTGCGCGACGCGACCTACCGGTTCCGCGGCGTCACGTACGAGGTCCCGCTGACCGAGCACGCGCGCCTGACCGCGCTGCACGGCCTGGTGGCGTACGAGCGGTTCACGCCCGTCGCCGTCGCCGAGGACACCGTGACCCTGCGCCACGACCTGGTGCCCACGCCGGGCTACCCCTGGCCCCTGCGCCTGGACGTGACCTACCGCCTCGGCGACGAGGGCCTGACCGTGTCGGTCGCGGCGACGAACCAGGGTGCCGACGTGGCGCCCTACGGCGTCGGGTTCCACCCCTGGCTGTCCCCCGGCCCCGGCCCCGTCGACGCCTGCACGGTGCAGCTCGACGCGGCACGCCGTGTCACGGTCGACGACCGGCTCCTGCCCGTCGGCACGCAGGCCGTCAGCGGCGACTTCGACCTGCGCGCGGGGCGCCCGCTCGAGGGTGTCGCGCTCGACGACGCGTGGGTCGACGTGACGCCCGACGCCGAGGGGCTCACGTGGGCGACGCTCACGGGGGCCGACGGCCGCACGGTCGCCGTGTGGGCCGACGCGACCCTGCCCGCGTGGCAGGTGTGCACGGGCGACGGCATCCCGGGCATCGAGCGGCGCGGCGTCGCGATCGAGCCGATGACCTGCGTCGCGGACGCGTTCCGCACGGGCGAGCTGCTGGTCGAGCTCGACCCCGGGGCGACGCACGAGGTCCGCTGGGGCCTGTCCCTGCGCTGA
- a CDS encoding thiamine pyrophosphate-dependent enzyme: MIICQLGDATEELRRVADDPRNLYLLGSMGMVIPVALGMALSTGKQVVAVEGDGGCLMNLGALTTVARYGPKRLSILVLDNGSYGSTGGQPSATSTGADLAAIGRASGLKESRQFDHAGSEDALVNWLGISGVRLAVARTRSSPPPSERSTPRILPVENTARLTAAIGRV; encoded by the coding sequence GTGATCATCTGCCAGCTGGGCGACGCCACCGAGGAACTCCGGCGAGTAGCCGACGACCCTCGCAATCTGTATCTGCTCGGGTCCATGGGCATGGTGATTCCGGTGGCGCTAGGCATGGCTTTGAGCACCGGCAAACAGGTGGTCGCCGTCGAAGGCGACGGCGGCTGCCTCATGAACCTTGGAGCCCTGACGACCGTCGCTCGCTACGGCCCGAAGCGCCTGTCCATCCTCGTCCTGGACAACGGCTCCTACGGCAGTACCGGGGGGCAGCCGAGCGCCACGAGCACCGGCGCCGATCTCGCCGCGATCGGGCGTGCGTCAGGATTGAAGGAGTCGCGTCAGTTCGATCACGCCGGTTCCGAGGACGCCCTCGTCAACTGGCTCGGCATCTCCGGCGTCAGGCTCGCGGTTGCTCGGACCCGAAGCAGCCCCCCGCCGAGCGAGAGAAGCACGCCCCGGATACTCCCGGTCGAGAACACGGCCAGGCTCACGGCGGCCATCGGTCGAGTCTGA
- a CDS encoding DNA glycosylase AlkZ-like family protein, with amino-acid sequence MRPDIGIPVARARGFAVAAQGLREEESSTLPILQRIGLLQMDPLTRVARAHLLTCAARMTVQDISRVDRDLWPADERAATFETYTHAACAMPIGDWPLFEIHRSRARARADTPPPEMRQRVRELIADSEHGLTIRELQRDDRTGGGWGWSATKRAAEHMVWRGELASTSRRRGERVLNLVERAVPTEQLNQTLTPDECLTALAERALAALGVATTEEVATYYHLRADQVAATLRGRGHLQAAIEGWPEAAWVTEPVTTSTSQPRPRLIGPFDNLIRDRARTRRLFGFDYVFEAYKPAARRKYGAYALAVLVDDDLVARADISRQGYSLTLQQVFPEVSRDASWCRQQAVEAVGSLATQLGLECDV; translated from the coding sequence ATGCGACCTGACATCGGGATACCGGTCGCGCGGGCCCGCGGGTTCGCGGTGGCCGCGCAAGGTCTGCGTGAAGAGGAGTCGAGCACCTTGCCGATCTTGCAGCGCATCGGCTTGCTGCAGATGGACCCGCTCACTCGCGTCGCACGCGCTCATCTGCTGACCTGCGCAGCACGAATGACGGTCCAGGACATCAGCCGCGTCGATCGAGATCTGTGGCCGGCCGATGAGCGCGCCGCAACCTTCGAGACCTACACGCACGCAGCCTGCGCCATGCCGATAGGCGACTGGCCCCTGTTCGAGATCCACCGTTCTCGCGCGCGTGCCCGCGCGGACACGCCACCACCAGAAATGCGGCAGCGGGTCCGCGAGCTGATCGCTGACAGCGAGCACGGGTTGACCATCCGCGAACTGCAACGAGACGACCGCACTGGCGGTGGTTGGGGATGGTCAGCCACCAAGCGCGCAGCCGAGCACATGGTGTGGCGAGGCGAGCTCGCGTCCACGAGTCGCCGGCGGGGCGAGCGCGTCCTGAACCTCGTCGAGCGCGCCGTTCCGACCGAGCAGCTGAACCAGACCCTCACGCCTGACGAGTGCCTCACGGCACTGGCGGAACGTGCTCTAGCAGCGCTCGGTGTCGCCACGACCGAAGAGGTGGCGACGTACTACCACCTGCGTGCCGATCAGGTCGCTGCCACGCTCCGTGGGCGTGGGCACCTGCAAGCCGCAATCGAGGGCTGGCCAGAAGCGGCCTGGGTGACCGAACCCGTGACGACGAGCACCTCGCAGCCTCGACCCCGGCTGATCGGCCCCTTCGACAACCTCATCAGGGACCGGGCACGGACCCGCCGCCTGTTCGGGTTCGACTACGTGTTCGAGGCGTACAAGCCCGCAGCACGCAGGAAGTACGGCGCCTATGCGCTAGCCGTTCTCGTCGACGACGACCTCGTCGCGCGAGCTGACATCAGCCGGCAAGGTTATTCGCTGACGCTGCAGCAGGTGTTCCCTGAGGTCTCTCGGGACGCGAGCTGGTGCCGACAGCAGGCGGTAGAGGCCGTGGGATCGCTGGCGACGCAGCTCGGGCTGGAGTGCGATGTCTGA
- a CDS encoding MFS transporter produces MRLPGAERAVLGDPRALWLFAIIVVRRVAGAAFPVALLIAVADARGLVIAASVQAVRVAVATFSTPLRARLIDRFGRSRVVLPQTIVAAVTLVIFVAIVGDDRAPLALIYVACALAAVTPAAVDAVIRSAWAEIGRTERQVKLLHSVDSLLEEAGFLLGPVLASTLLLAMSPQQGLWAVTAAAVVGSLLVFASSHFRTALRRPPAARPRVAQGMPRTWRTRLRTVVGPIAQPSLRQIVLPLVMMGASLGWLGLLVPQVATAAAGGLDRTGYLMAAISLGGVVGGFGYALVRWRASLSTRHAVLLLAFAAPLTTAVMTWPSAWALGAVLAVSGLAVTPLYINSYLMIDDGLPEEVRHEANTWVPVGNNVGYTIGITAAGLLTAVAPGAQTLAVAQSALAVGTVLIGCWLLRTARSVTPRTEEIAASHAT; encoded by the coding sequence ATGAGACTGCCCGGTGCAGAGCGAGCGGTTCTTGGCGATCCACGAGCGTTGTGGTTGTTCGCGATCATCGTTGTGCGTCGCGTGGCAGGTGCGGCGTTCCCTGTGGCTCTCCTCATCGCCGTCGCCGACGCCCGGGGGCTCGTGATCGCAGCGAGCGTCCAAGCAGTCCGGGTCGCAGTCGCGACATTCAGCACACCGCTCCGTGCGCGGCTCATCGACCGGTTCGGACGGTCTCGCGTCGTGCTGCCGCAGACGATCGTGGCAGCAGTGACACTCGTGATATTCGTCGCGATCGTGGGTGACGACCGAGCGCCGCTCGCGTTGATCTACGTCGCGTGCGCACTCGCAGCAGTGACGCCGGCGGCGGTGGACGCAGTTATCAGGTCTGCGTGGGCCGAGATCGGGCGGACTGAACGCCAGGTCAAGCTGCTTCACAGCGTCGACTCGCTCCTCGAGGAGGCGGGATTCCTGCTCGGACCGGTGTTGGCATCGACGTTGCTGCTCGCGATGTCGCCGCAGCAGGGTCTGTGGGCCGTGACCGCCGCAGCGGTCGTCGGCAGCCTGCTCGTCTTCGCATCGAGCCACTTCCGTACCGCCCTGCGACGTCCACCGGCGGCGAGGCCACGCGTAGCCCAGGGGATGCCGCGCACCTGGCGCACGCGCCTACGCACGGTCGTCGGACCGATCGCTCAACCGTCGCTGCGGCAGATCGTCCTGCCGCTGGTCATGATGGGCGCGAGCTTGGGGTGGCTCGGCCTCCTGGTTCCGCAGGTTGCGACTGCGGCCGCCGGTGGGCTTGATCGCACCGGATACCTCATGGCCGCGATCAGCCTGGGGGGCGTGGTCGGAGGGTTCGGGTACGCGCTGGTCAGGTGGCGAGCGTCGCTGAGCACGCGCCACGCCGTGCTGCTCCTGGCGTTCGCGGCCCCGCTCACGACCGCTGTCATGACGTGGCCGAGCGCCTGGGCACTCGGCGCTGTCCTGGCGGTGAGCGGACTCGCGGTGACGCCCCTGTACATCAACAGCTACCTCATGATCGACGACGGCCTGCCCGAAGAAGTGCGACACGAGGCGAATACCTGGGTTCCCGTGGGCAACAACGTCGGCTACACCATCGGGATCACCGCAGCCGGGTTGCTGACCGCCGTCGCCCCGGGCGCTCAGACGCTCGCTGTCGCACAGTCCGCTCTGGCAGTCGGAACGGTGCTCATCGGCTGCTGGTTGCTGCGCACCGCCCGCTCGGTCACACCGCGTACCGAGGAAATTGCGGCGTCGCATGCGACCTGA